A region from the Desulfomarina profundi genome encodes:
- a CDS encoding PilZ domain-containing protein: MAEKKTAWDDIPSLDGLQVDWEYKPENPLGKRAHKRMKDLELYPILDVKSIPVKVVAGNFDEKGKLVDLTPFGLAIRLDSELAEDRPAKVGFFLGRQKILSRTKVKYSRKCGEQYITGMSFEGLEEEYQDFIKGIFASKISGLD, encoded by the coding sequence ATGGCTGAAAAGAAAACTGCTTGGGATGATATTCCTTCTCTTGACGGACTGCAGGTTGACTGGGAATATAAACCGGAAAACCCTTTGGGCAAAAGGGCACATAAAAGAATGAAGGATTTGGAGCTCTACCCCATACTCGACGTTAAATCTATTCCCGTAAAGGTTGTAGCAGGCAATTTTGACGAAAAAGGGAAGCTGGTTGACCTGACTCCTTTCGGGCTGGCAATACGGCTGGATTCTGAACTTGCAGAAGATAGACCGGCGAAGGTTGGTTTTTTCCTTGGCAGACAGAAAATTCTCTCCAGAACAAAGGTAAAATATTCCCGTAAATGTGGCGAACAATATATTACCGGCATGTCTTTCGAGGGACTTGAAGAGGAGTATCAGGATTTTATTAAAGGAATTTTTGCTTCAAAGATATCCGGGTTGGATTGA
- a CDS encoding TolC family protein, translating to MDRKKAASNLRIAQAALTSLLQEESLVQPTSPLFINRDLPALDTFIKKTLTGYPALSILEARKQMANDLVAVEEGKYYPEVALLGNYNLYEEDSLAGKLMPDWFIGLAVKVPLLERTGRGGKRLAAKSLIKKVEALQKQAREDLSILVEKTYRLTKQAITEYDGLASSLKLAEKTLELREKAFDQGLATSLDVVDARLYVAGVKNRRSHAAYTYVTRLAELLAISGELDQFPVYQHSVQP from the coding sequence GTGGACCGAAAAAAAGCGGCTTCCAATCTGCGCATTGCCCAGGCAGCCCTGACCAGTCTGCTTCAGGAGGAATCACTGGTCCAGCCGACCAGTCCCCTGTTCATTAACAGGGATCTTCCCGCTCTCGATACTTTTATAAAGAAAACCCTGACCGGATATCCGGCACTGTCCATCCTGGAGGCCAGAAAACAAATGGCAAACGACCTTGTCGCCGTGGAAGAAGGGAAATATTATCCGGAAGTGGCCCTCCTCGGTAATTACAATCTCTACGAAGAGGACAGTCTCGCTGGTAAACTGATGCCCGACTGGTTCATCGGTCTTGCCGTAAAGGTCCCTCTTCTTGAACGAACCGGACGAGGGGGAAAACGACTGGCGGCAAAAAGCCTCATTAAAAAAGTTGAAGCCCTGCAGAAACAGGCCAGAGAGGATCTGTCCATACTTGTGGAAAAAACATACAGACTGACAAAACAGGCTATCACAGAATACGACGGCCTTGCCTCAAGCCTGAAACTCGCCGAAAAAACACTCGAACTGCGTGAAAAGGCCTTTGACCAAGGACTGGCAACCTCCCTTGACGTGGTTGATGCGCGGCTCTATGTGGCTGGTGTAAAAAACCGACGCTCCCATGCCGCCTATACCTATGTAACCCGACTGGCGGAGCTGCTGGCCATAAGTGGAGAGCTTGACCAGTTTCCCGTATATCAACATTCCGTTCAACCCTGA